From Balearica regulorum gibbericeps isolate bBalReg1 chromosome 28, bBalReg1.pri, whole genome shotgun sequence:
TCCACTAACCCCCCAAAGTCCCGCCCCCCCGCCAGCCACTTCCGGTTCCGGGGCGGTGAGTGGAGCGGCCGCGGTTCCTCCGGGGGGTCCCGCCGCGATCGCGGTaccggggagggggagaggggtgggggTGCGGCTCTGCGGGGGCCTCCGGGGACGGGCCCTACCGGGTCCCTTCGGGACACACAcaccgggctgggctgggccctTTACCGGGTCATTCCGTgcggggggggaggcgggagcCTTACCGGGTCCGGCGGTGACGGGGGCGaaggcccggggggggggagggggggaagggcCGGTCCCTCCGTGAGGCGGGAAGGGGGGTCGGTGCTGCCGtctttcggggggggggggggggggagggttggTGGGAAGAGCCGGGTCCGTCCCCCCCCGGTGCTGCGGGACCCGGGGCCGCCCCGTCCCAGCCGCCCCGTCCCGCTGCAGAGCGGCTGCCGCCATGGCGAACCACCTCCGGTTCCTGGGCCGCACCGTCATGGTCCAGAACGGCAACGTGGACGCGGCCTACGGCGCTCTCAACAGGTGagggggggaccgggggggggggtcccgttACGCTGCAGCGCCTTGAGGCGGGAACGATCGCGCTAATTAAACCGGGTGTAATTAAGTCTCGGTCGGGGGTTTAACCCCCGAATCCGCGCGGGCTCCTCGTCCCGCGAATCGGGTTCCGAACGGGCGGGTTTGGGGCCGTTATCTCCGCATGAGGCCTCTAAAGCGGCACGGGGGGAGGGCACGGCCCCGCGGGGCTTGTCGTGCCTCCTCGGGCGCGGGGGCgatgaaattaaaatgactttaaaaaaaaaaaaaaaccctaaatcgGTAGAAAACCCGGCGGGGGCGCAGGCAGGGACGCGGGCGGCGGCGTTGTCAGGGTCGGTGTCCAGCGCCAGCTCCTCGCGGAGGCCCGATCCGAACCAAATCCCGCGGGTTTCGCCTCGTACGCGCGAAATTTCTCACCTCGACTCTCCCGCCCGTTCCTACCCCGGCAGGATCCTCTCGTACGACGGCCTGGTGGAGACGGTACGGCAACGCCGGTACTACGAGAAACCGTGCCGACGCCGCCGGCGCTTGGCCTACGAGGCGTGTCGGCGGGTCTACAACGCCGAGATGGGGCGGAAGATCGCCTTCCTGGCGCGGGGCAGCCGCCAGGACCCCTGGCTGGGCTGTtagagggaggggggggggtgtcaatAAAAGCCCCTCCGCTGATTCGCTTTTTTGATGTGGTGGTAATTAGTTAATTACGGGGTAAGGGGGGCGTTGGGCCTCGCTGCCACGTGACGCCGGTTCCCGCGCTGACTTGACGCGCGCGGGGCGGTGTGGCCTTTTACCCACGTGATGTGGGCGGTGCTAAGGGGGCGGGCTCCGCCCTTCTCCTTCCCGGCACCCCCCGCGCGAACGGGCGCGCAAGCGCCGCGCGGTCGTTTCCGCTTCCGTTCTGACGTGCTGTCGCCGTCAGGGCCGCCGCTGACCGGGCTGGGGCCTAACGGGGGCtgcgccccgccccgcccgcacCGGTGAGGGAAcgggggctgccccgggccgggccgggggagtttggggagggggggagggtctgggaagggaaaggacgcggctgaggggagcggggcACCGGGGAGGCCGCGCCTGAGGCGCCGGCCCCCAGCGAAGGGCTCCGCGCTGGGGCCGCCTCTCCCGGAGAGGCCGCACCGGAGGAGGGGGGGGTATCCCCTTTCGGTGCCGGGTCTGGGCCCCACCGCGCATCTCCGCCGGGGCCGGAAggcgttggggggggggggggcgcggccGGCGGGAGCAGCGCGGGTTCAGCCGAGCCGGACGAAGCCGCCGCCTCCGGTAGCGGCGGGAAGGGGAGGCCGTGAGGGAAGCGACCGGGTTTCCGCGGTTACCTGCTCGCGGCAGTCGCTGAGGGAATCTCCAGCGCCGAGTTCGAACGGTTCGGCGGTAACCGGGTGCACGAAGCCGCGTCCTTGGCGTgcgaccccccccccgggctctCCTCGGTACCGGAGCCCCAGCGGGAATTGTGGCCGCAGGCGGGTTCTGCACCGCCAAGctcaattctttatttttctccccaaaaggAAGCGGTTTGTCTGGCTGACAGCGCCGCAGGAACATCGGCTTCACGTTCTCACCGTTCCGGGCTGTAACGTCGTGAAAACGGTTGGTGCCTGAACATTTAAAATCTCCCGTGGGTGTTATTTCCCCACCGGGTTCCGCCTCTGTCGGTCCTTATTCGATTACAGACACCGAAGGTTAATCGAGAGTTTAAAAGCAACGCTAATTATAGAAGTTTTGTGTATAATATTACACACGTGTGTAGCCATTGATGCATCAGTGTagtaattaattatttccaCTTTGTCCCGAAGCGTTATGTACTGCGGAGTCAGGATTTACAGGTGAAATTCTgtaataatgctttttttggcCTGTATTTGATGCTCTGTTTGAGTATCTCTGAGAAACCTGTTGTAAGAAGTAAAAGGCCGCAaagatttttcaagtttttgaCTGCAGAGAGGGAGGAGCGTGGTTTAAACCTGTAGAtttatttctcagctgctgTTCACAGACCCAAAattgaggaaaaacttcattaGAACTAACTCCCAGGCTCTTAATTCTCACTTTCAGCAGCGATAACCGTATTTGCTCGGATTTCTGTTGAAATAGACCCACGTTAAAGCCGAGGCTCTGCAGCGCGGGGAAGAAATGCCGAGGTCAAACATATTTCCTTAAGAagattttctcctgtttccagATAAAGGAGACTTGGTTTCCAAATCAGATTAGGGCCTGGGCGCGTAATTAAACGTTATTGCATCTGCGGACTGTGACTGACAGGGTGAGAATCGTTAACGATTAATGGCGAGAAATTTTTACCTCGAAAAATCGGTAATTTTGGCTTCGCCAACAGCGGCTGCCGCTTTAAGCAGCAGAGGCGGCCGGGCACGTGCAGAATTTTTAAGCATCGGTGAAGCGGAGCGTGTTCAGAGTCATTTGTGAACCTCACGGGGAAAAGAGACTAATTAAAAGTGAGCGGGTGTGCGTGAGgggtttctctctctgcttgaAACGGCGTTTAGCTCGCGTCGTGCGAGGCAGGCTTGCGGTCGctcttcttaaaatattaagcGCGGACTCGTGAGTCTTGAGGCGCGTTAATAACTGGCCTAGTGGCCCCGAAAAGGACCCAGGGAAGTTCAGAGAGAAGCCGAGGCGTGAAGTGACGTCCCGAGACCAGACGTTTCCACCTCGTTTGTGGTGGATCCCTGCGCGAAAGCGGAGCCCGATCCGGAAGGACGGGTACGGCCCTCGCTCTGTGTCTTTCTGCTGAGACCTTTCCTCTGCGTGTGGCTCATCtaattttagatttatttttaaaaataaggggGCAAAAGTAATCTCTAAAAGCTTTCACCGCTTCTAAGCTTTCTcgtgaaaaggagaaaagcgCAGCGCTGAAGCAACAATaatctgatattttattttactagtcTGTGGTTTTCTCATCTGTCTTTTTTACAGGTACAAGTGAAATAATTCAGTTTGGCTCCTGGCAAAGATGTCGCTCTCCAAAAGGGAATTGGATGAGCTGAAACCATGGATCGAGAAGACGGTGAAACGAGTCCTGGGGTTCTCGGAGCCCACCGTTGTCACCGCAGCGCTGAACTGCGTTGGGAAGGGCATGGACAAAAAGAAAGCGGCCGGTACGTCCCGCGTGCTCCAGCCCTGACCCTGCGGCTGTTCGTAGGGGTGGTCAGACCCCCCTGATGGAGAAAATAGCCCCAAATAGCCTTGAAGTAGCCTCAAATCAGATTTAAAGTCGCTCCCTCTGTTCCTGGAAGACTGACCTCATGCTAGGCGGGCACGACAGGCTGTGGTTTCGTTGCCGGTGGTGGCTGGCAGTGTCTGGAGGGGGAACGCCATCCTCACGGGTGTGAGGTCTGGTTTGTGTTGAGTtagttttataaaacaaacaaaaacccccaaatctgGAAGCTCTCGAGTGTACGCGGGGGGTGATTCTGACTCAGCCTGGATGAGGCAGAGGCGAGTACGTGCAAATCCACGCAGACAGGTGAGACGTGATCAAAAGCCTTGGAATATATTACAAAACCCAAGGAAGTAAAAGTGAATTTAAGGcttctttttctaaaggaactgaaaattataatttaaactctggctttttttttttttttttttttttaaaccattagAGCCCTAATTTTTTCTAGTCGAGGCCTGGACTCCCTTAATCCATCAGAGTTTAAAGCTCCTGACAAGAGGATCCACGGATCCCTGGTCGCAGGCCTCGCTGCGTTAGCGGGCTCAAAGCCACCTACAATTACGTGTTTTACAGCTCCTTTTACGGAAGTCTCTGCGGATTCTCCATCCTCCCGCTCGTCCCAAACAGCGAATTCTGCCATTTACacaattccttctctttttccagaccACCTGAAGCCCTTTCTTGACGATTCCACCCTGCGATTTGTGGATAAGCTCTTTGAAGCGGTGGAGGAAGGCCGAAGCTCCAGGCATTCGAAATCCAACAGTGATCGGAACCGGAAGCGAGAGCTGAAGGTGATTATTGATTAttgattgccttttttttttttttttttttctcctccgGTGGTTTGGTGGCCGTGGAGGCAGCACTGGTTACTCTGCCACACTTTCCTCTTCCAGAGAGGTACATCTCGTAATGCTTAAAGTTCAAGAGAAAAGACCCTTCTCCATGATGAAGTGTGTGAGCCTTTACCTTTCGGTTCTCTTTACCTTTGGATGAGTTAGAGCCGTGCTATCCCAGGCAGAAACTTGggcttttgatttctttaacCATCTCTGCTAGGCTTGTGCAGCGGAATAACTTCACAGGGCTCCATCTCTCCGTTTTCTTTCGTGCTCTTTACCGTTGCGTTGGCAGCGCTCTGTTTTCACCGGGAACCTGGGGTAGGTGCTCCCAGCGACTTCCCGTCGCTCTTCCTTGCCCAGACGCGCTGCGTTTCGCTCTGCCAGCCGGCTCTCCCCGTCAGCGAGTGAGTGGGGCTGTCTGGTGAGTGATCCGGTGGGTTTTcgttctctttttttccatccagaATTAACAGAGGGTGATTTTTGATAAGCCCCGTCGTAGCACAAGGTTAATTACAGCTGGGATTTAACAGCTCTCTTGTTCGGGATGGTGGAAGTCTCATGCATCCAAATCTGTTTTcacctcctttcttctcttgaaGACTTTACTCTCCATCTTCTggaattgcattttttccatcaCTCGCGTACCGAGTTTAAAGGGGGCTATTCTCCATGCCGCTCCCCGCTCACAAAGTAAGTTTCCTTTCGCTTTTTCTGAGGTTCCTATTTTATGGCAATTGGTGTTTCTCTGTTTTAGTCAGCACTTAACCTCCGTGAGCTGGAATAATCCTGTTCAGGATTTAGATCTCTTCAGGTGTGTTGGGAGGCAGGTGCCTCCactctctgttttctgttagaaacttgatttttctctcgCTATCTGGCTGAGGCTTTTACCGGTGCCAGAAGGAGTCTCCCCCCAGGTCTGTATACGTTCACTGGTTAACAAACGGTGCATTAAAAGAGCTGGTATAGTGTGAGGAGCAGCGGTGCAACCCAATTTACTGATCTGGAGAGGTTTGGATTTGGGTGAGAGCCCTGAGAGCAGCGGTAGCTTACAAGGACCTCGgtcttctgcagttttcttggTGCTGATAAACGTCTTTTGAGTATTTCCAGGCTCCAGTTCCACTTTAATTCGGGTATTGGGCTGGTACAGCCGCATACTGTGCCGAGCTGCCACGGGGGCGTGAGAAAGCGAGATTTCGGTTAGGCTGGTGGATCCCGGCTGCTCCCCTCGACCCTTTTGCTTCTGATCTCTTGGGGAGATGGCGGAGAGATAGGGATGTCATCAATCCCATCGCTGCTTGGTGCTTCCTGGTGGCAGGATTGCAGGCTGCGGGCTGGCCCGGTGACTGTCGCAGCCCCGTGGCACAGCTAATGCGCGTGGATCCTTTCTTCGCGAGCTGAATTCGGATTGTGCCCGTTTTCGGGCTGTCTTGTTCTCTCGTCTTCCTCGTGGCTGCAGCCAGTGAGCTGCGGGAtgtggggagggagcagcagcctgtgGCAGAAGAGATCTCGTGCTGGTAGTGcggagcagggatggggctgggcgTGGAGTCGGTGATTCTTCTCCAATGAAGCATCCGCTGGGATGTCTCGCATCATCACGGGTGGTTAACGGTCTTTTCGGCTTCCCAGCTAACCcaaaagcagggctgggaagcGGCAGAGCAAACCACTTCTCTTGGCTCCCGGCGTGGGGACAGCGTGCCAAATTGTCATCCCCTCTCTCCGGAATTACTTTCCTTGGAGGTCCTCCATCAAGATCCAGATCTGTCCTGACCCTGCTGTAACACGAGATGTTCTAGTGAGGTTGTCAGATCACGGTCTGACACATCCAGACTGACTTTCCGCCCCAGTGCAGGTTTAGAGTTGAATTTGTACTTGCACACTTAGATCTTGTCACGACGAGCAGCGGATTAATTCAGAATGCCACTTACCGGTCCCGTTAGCTGTCTTCAGCACGCTGCCCGGCCTGCCTTCTCCCTCCTTGGTTAATTCTTGTGGGGTAGGTCGTTGCTTGGGAAGTTTCAGGAACTAAAACGTAATGGTTTACACACTTTATACTATGGGCAAGTCCTTTCTCTTGAACTTGTAGGTTTTCCAAGAAGTACCTGTGTCTGGATGAGGAAGTGTCCTTGTAGAATATGAACCGTTATAGTGAAGAAGGGATTGCAACTAACGCTTACAACCGGtgtgtatattttcttttcaaataacaCCTTGACACACACTCACACTACAGTAACACAGTCGCATGGACAAACCCAGTTTACCGTACGCAAAGCAGGCACTGAGCAGGTGAAATCCGTGGCCGCAGTTTCCCGAGCCGAGGCATGCTCGAGCAGAGCTCCGTGTAAAGCTCACCTCGCCTTTTCGTTTGAGACCCTCACGTTGTATGCGAGTCCATCAGCGTGGTGGTTGTTCCGCCTGCTCTCCGAGCCGCGCTTCTCCGGAGCGGTTCGGTTTGAGCGCGGAGTCTTCAGATCCAAGCTGGAGTCGGCTGGGTCGGAGCGTGAGGGAATGTCGCAGGTGTCCTGACCTGGTCTGCGGCTGCATCCTCATTTTTCGGGAGAACATGGTAGGACAGTGCAGATTCCTTCACTAAACCCTCTGAAGTTGGCAGAAGACGTGGAAACTATTTTTGCCCGGTCAGGTCAGCTTGTGGGCAGgctttttccatctctctggGTAGCTGAGCGAGACTTTAAATCTCCTCAGTGCCAAAACCCCTTTGACCGCCTGAGAGAACGGTGGTGGCTTTTACCCAGGGACATCCCTGTGATGTCTCCTGTCCTTCAAGCTCTTGGATGGATCATCACTGATGCTTCTCTGGTGGGGGACCAGGGCACGGGCTTCACACGGGATTATAGATCAGCCTGCGAGTGCCGCCCTGGAAACTCGGAACCACGGTGCAGTGCTGACCGTACGGTGCCGGATCTGATCCGCGTGGTGGTTTTTGGTCTTAAAACAGCGGCCGTGCGGAGAAGTCTTTGTTTTTAACCACAGTTCTCTCCTTCTCGCCTTTTACATTAGGATGTGTTTGGTGATGACTCTGAGGTATCCAAGGAATCTTCCGGCGTCAAGAAGCGGCGCATACCGCGATTCGAGGAGGTTGAGGATGAGCCTGAGGTCATTCCAGGCCCGCCGTCGGAGAGCCCTGGCATGCTGACCAAGCTGCAGGTCAGTCTAACAAAGCCACGTTACACGAGCTCTGCCCCAGAAGGGATCTTGAATCCCGACACAGTTTAGCATTTACTTCATCTTGATTcatatcacaagctgagcaaacaaaaggcaaagtGCTTTTGACTGTCCTTTGGTTGCTGCAGTTGTTGCCTGCGTTCCCTTCGCAAGACGATAACGCGAAGCCTTTGAGTGAGGAAAGTTTGGATGTTCTCTTCGCGTCAGCGGCAGTAAATGGGAATGGTCTCGGTAGAGACCGTTAGATTCGTTCTCCGCAGCTGGAGGTTGTTGATTGGGGCGGTTTGATGTAATTCTGTTCTCGCTAAGCTGGCTCGCGTGTGTTAGCAGCTGTACGCGGGTGCTGAGGAccccttctctccttccaatagagggaagaaaaactCACTGTCCAATTTTCTTTC
This genomic window contains:
- the MRPS21 gene encoding small ribosomal subunit protein bS21m — protein: MANHLRFLGRTVMVQNGNVDAAYGALNRILSYDGLVETVRQRRYYEKPCRRRRRLAYEACRRVYNAEMGRKIAFLARGSRQDPWLGC